From one Dermacentor andersoni chromosome 1, qqDerAnde1_hic_scaffold, whole genome shotgun sequence genomic stretch:
- the LOC126547134 gene encoding adult-specific rigid cuticular protein 15.7-like: MVSQLNTTILFALVAVALGGYHGGHGGHGGHSKQYRKQDDYGHYRFGYDIVNGHGAINGRHETGSAYGPVHGSYYLGDIDGRHRQVHYVADKWGFRAMVKTNEPGTKTSLPAAAPYHSANGKHVPAYGIGGGHGHHG; the protein is encoded by the exons ATGGTCAGTCAG CTTAACACGACGATTCTTTTTGCCTTGGTGGCTGTTGCTCTTGGAGGCTACCACGGAGGCCACGGAGGTCACGGAGGCCACAGCAAACAGTACAGGAAACAGGAT GACTACGGACACTACCGGTTCGGCTACGACATCGTCAATGGCCACGGTGCCATTAACGGCCGCCACGAGACCGGCTCCGCGTACGGCCCCGTGCACGGTTCCTACTACCTGGGAGACATCGACGGCCGCCACCGGCAGGTGCACTACGTGGCCGACAAGTGGGGCTTCCGCGCAATGGTCAAGACCAACGAGCCCGGCACCAAGACGAGCCTACCGGCCGCCGCACCCTACCACTCGGCCAACGGAAAGCACGTGCCCGCGTACGGTATCGGCGGTGGACACGGACACCACGGCTAG